Proteins encoded in a region of the Chryseobacterium piperi genome:
- a CDS encoding DUF3341 domain-containing protein has product MSTTKIVYGLYADDDDLMNGVKAFNDKGITINEVYTPFPVHGLDKALGLKKTRISDAAFIYALYGVTIGATVTWYVMNHDWPQNIGGKPAFDWGHNMPAFVVPMFELMVFCAAHMMSLTFLVRNKMYPGAPAQNPDPRTTDDKFMMEFVTEDVESVKQLLIETGVEEITVKDA; this is encoded by the coding sequence ATGAGCACCACTAAAATTGTATACGGACTTTATGCGGACGACGACGATTTAATGAACGGCGTTAAAGCATTCAATGATAAAGGAATAACGATAAACGAAGTTTATACTCCATTTCCTGTTCACGGACTAGACAAAGCTTTAGGTTTAAAGAAAACCAGAATCTCTGATGCAGCATTTATCTACGCCCTTTACGGTGTTACAATCGGTGCAACAGTAACCTGGTATGTAATGAATCATGACTGGCCTCAAAATATTGGTGGTAAACCAGCTTTTGATTGGGGACACAACATGCCGGCATTCGTAGTTCCAATGTTTGAATTAATGGTATTCTGTGCAGCTCACATGATGTCTCTTACTTTCTTAGTAAGAAATAAGATGTATCCAGGAGCTCCTGCACAAAACCCGGATCCAAGAACTACTGATGATAAGTTTATGATGGAATTTGTAACTGAAGATGTAGAATCAGTAAAACAGTTGCTTATTGAAACTGGAGTTGAAGAAATAACTGTTAAAGATGCTTAA